The proteins below are encoded in one region of Dehalococcoidales bacterium:
- the lsrF gene encoding 3-hydroxy-5-phosphonooxypentane-2,4-dione thiolase translates to MDWGMANRMAQLIQKDGHALFLPVDHGYFQGPTRNLEEPRKTIEPLLPYADALFITRGVLRSSVDPDNTRPVILRVSGGASMVGKDLADEGITTSIEEAIRLNVAALGISVFIGTDYEKQSLLNLAKLVNRGERYGIPVMAVTAVGRELEKRDARYLALCCRIAAELGARVVKTYWCEDFDRVSRGCPVPVIMAGGPRVDTEMEVFEFIHDGMQKGAIGVNLGRNIWQNAFPVAMIKAIRTIVHQKATPLQAQEVYDTVKNRPVKQRTPARR, encoded by the coding sequence ATGGACTGGGGAATGGCAAACCGCATGGCGCAGCTTATCCAGAAAGACGGACACGCGCTATTCCTGCCGGTAGACCATGGCTACTTTCAGGGTCCCACCCGGAATCTGGAAGAACCACGCAAAACCATTGAACCACTCTTACCTTATGCTGATGCCCTATTCATTACCCGTGGGGTACTGCGCTCATCTGTAGACCCGGATAATACCAGGCCGGTCATTTTGAGGGTATCCGGCGGCGCCAGCATGGTAGGGAAAGACCTGGCCGATGAAGGCATCACCACCTCCATCGAGGAAGCTATCCGCCTCAACGTGGCCGCGTTGGGCATTTCCGTATTTATCGGCACTGACTATGAAAAGCAATCGTTACTGAACCTGGCAAAGCTGGTCAACAGGGGTGAGCGGTACGGCATACCGGTAATGGCGGTGACGGCAGTAGGCAGGGAACTGGAGAAACGGGACGCCCGTTACCTGGCCCTGTGCTGTCGCATCGCCGCCGAGCTGGGAGCCAGGGTGGTAAAAACCTACTGGTGTGAAGATTTTGACCGGGTATCCCGGGGCTGCCCCGTCCCGGTGATTATGGCCGGAGGCCCCCGGGTTGATACCGAGATGGAGGTATTCGAGTTTATCCATGACGGTATGCAAAAGGGAGCGATAGGAGTCAATCTGGGCAGAAATATCTGGCAGAATGCCTTCCCGGTAGCGATGATTAAAGCGATACGCACCATCGTTCATCAGAAAGCGACTCCGCTGCAAGCGCAGGAAGTATACGATACGGTAAAGAACCGCCCGGTGAAGCAGCGCACACCGGCCAGGCGCTAA